From a region of the Zingiber officinale cultivar Zhangliang unplaced genomic scaffold, Zo_v1.1 ctg45, whole genome shotgun sequence genome:
- the LOC122037449 gene encoding glutamate receptor 2.8-like isoform X1: MNSSVGKVCRIVAGMAHDDFYAAHPASSARLRLLPRDSHRDVVDAAAAAMDLLVNEEVHAILGPQTSVESPFVADLGEYANVPVVSFSATSPAVSPSRTPFFVRAAASDAAQVAAIAAVVQAFAWTSVVPVYEDSDYGTALLPVLADALDAVGAAVPYRCAVSLADSDDRISAELYRLKTLQTRVFVAHVTLRLARRLFPLVRRAEMMAKGSVWIVTEGLTSQFATIVDSQHFLAEFLQGVIGVKPYVSWSPRLRRFNRRWRREFLRENHESDITELNNFGIWAYDAVWAVAAAANRLGPAAASHDFLRPNTTPTSTDFSRMGVSSTGPKLLNFIKTAEFEGLAGRFRLHDGELAVAAYQIVNVDGGSVREIGFWTEKHGLSSDLNSTAGNKLRPVIWPGYSTSVPRGWETPTGGRRLQVVVPGSPNQTLQFQSFVSMKYDSETNQTRASGFVIDVFEAAVQRLPYALPFDYIPYRNANGSGGGDYNALVKLVADQVYDAVVGDVSITANRSLIVDFTLPFTVSGVSMVVPLRDGHSSTAWIFHKPLTADLWLTSVVFFIFTGAVVWILEHRTNEEFQGTAGQQMGITFYFAFSTLVFAHRENLTSNLSRMVVIIWVFVVLILQSSYTASLTSMLTVQKLNPTLSSFEELNKTGLSIGYLNNSFTKGLLLHLGFQESRLRPFRSPEQYHQALADGSVAAIVDEIPYLRVFLRDYCNNYSMAEQIYKTSGFGFVSPSVRRGRSKVGEKMLMSVFCGALQVFRKGSPLVADLSRAILNLTEGNEMTEIERKWFGDQTTCPNQGSVLSPDTHSLNAKSFWGLFLITGAVSLLCCLFYSLRSVYRDRLSLTGVVSGRSFGRRLLSIARLFDGQGNGDPPGAPRSGKRMEIGAATAGASPSSLPSSSDQESRTSTSDDSFTGSSSPELGISQIHEAMPHPGEPEENH; encoded by the exons ATGAATTCCTCCGTCGGGAAAGTTTGCCGCATAGTCGCCGGTATGGCACACGACGACTTCTACGCCGCCCACCCTGCCTCCTCCGCCCGCCTCCGCCTCCTCCCTCGCGACTCCCACCGCGACGTCGTCGACGCCGCCGCTGCCG CGATGGATTTGCTGGTCAACGAGGAGGTCCACGCCATCCTGGGCCCGCAAACCTCCGTCGAGTCACCGTTTGTCGCCGACCTCGGCGAATACGCTAACGTCCCCGTCGTGTCGTTTTCCGCCACCAGCCCCGCGGTGTCCCCCTCCCGCACCCCCTTCTTCGTCCGCGCCGCCGCCTCCGACGCCGCCCAGGTCGCCGCCATCGCCGCCGTCGTCCAGGCCTTCGCCTGGACCAGCGTCGTCCCCGTCTACGAGGACTCCGACTACGGCACCGCCCTCCTCCCCGTCCTCGCCGACGCCCTCGATGCGGTCGGCGCCGCCGTCCCCTACCGCTGCGCCGTCTCTCTCGCCGACTCAGACGATCGCATCTCCGCCGAGCTCTACCGGCTCAAGACGCTCCAGACGCGAGTCTTCGTGGCGCACGTCACTCTGCGGCTCGCTCGCCGCCTTTTCCCTCTCGTCCGGCGAGCGGAGATGATGGCGAAGGGCTCCGTGTGGATCGTCACTGAAGGGCTCACCAGCCAGTTCGCCACCATCGTCGATTCGCAGCACTTCCTCGCCGAGTTCTTGCAGGGCGTGATCGGAGTGAAGCCATACGTGTCATGGTCGCCCCGCCTCCGGCGATTTAATCGGCGGTGGAGGAGGGAGTTCCTGAGGGAGAACCATGAATCCGACATCACGGAGCTCAACAACTTTGGAATTTGGGCCTACGACGCTGTGTGGGCAGTCGCCGCCGCCGCCAATCGCCTTGGCCCCGCCGCCGCAAGCCACGATTTCCTCAGGCCCAACACCACCCCGACGAGCACGGACTTCTCCAGGATGGGGGTCTCAAGCACCGGCCCCAAGTTGTTGAACTTCATCAAGACGGCAGAGTTCGAGGGCCTCGCCGGAAGATTCCGGCTCCATGACGGGGAGCTCGCCGTGGCGGCGTACCAGATCGTGAACGTGGACGGGGGGAGCGTGAGGGAGATCGGCTTCTGGACGGAGAAGCATGGGCTGAGCAGCGATCTGAACTCGACCGCCGGGAATAAGCTGCGTCCGGTGATATGGCCGGGTTACTCGACGTCAGTGCCCCGTGGGTGGGAGACGCCCACGGGCGGGCGGCGACTGCAGGTGGTGGTGCCGGGATCACCGAACCAGACGCTGCAGTTCCAGTCGTTCGTGAGCATGAAGTACGACTCGGAGACGAACCAGACGCGGGCGAGCGGGTTCGTGATCGACGTCTTCGAGGCGGCGGTGCAGCGACTCCCTTACGCGCTTCCCTTCGATTACATACCTTACCGTAACGCCAACGGCTCCGGCGGCGGCGACTACAACGCACTCGTCAAACTGGTCGCCGACCAG GTATATGACGCAGTGGTGGGTGACGTGTCCATCACCGCAAACAGGTCGCTGATCGTCGACTTCACCCTTCCTTTCACGGTCTCCGGCGTGTCCATGGTCGTCCCTCTCCGGGACGGGCACAGCAGCACCGCGTGGATCTTCCACAAGCCGCTCACGGCCGACCTATGGCTGACAAGCGtggtcttcttcatcttcaccggCGCCGTCGTCTGGATCTTGGAGCACCGGACAAACGAGGAGTTCCAGGGCACCGCTGGCCAACAGATGGGCATCACCTTCTACTTCGCCTTCTCCACGCTCGTCTTCGCCCACA GGGAGAACTTGACGAGCAACCTGTCGAGGATGGTGGTGATCATCTGGGTCTTCGTGGTGCTGATACTGCAGTCCAGTTACACGGCGAGCCTGACGTCCATGCTCACGGTGCAGAAGCTTAATCCGACTCTGAGCTCCTTCGAGGAGCTCAACAAGACAGGGCTGAGTATCGGGTACCTCAACAACTCCTTCACGAAGGGGCTCCTGCTGCATCTCGGTTTTCAGGAATCGAGATTGAGGCCGTTCCGGTCGCCTGAGCAGTACCACCAAGCTCTGGCAGATGGCAGCGTGGCCGCCATTGTCGACGAGATCCCGTACCTGAGAGTGTTCCTCAGGGACTACTGCAACAACTACTCCATGGCTGAGCAGATCTACAAGACCAGCGGATTTGGATTCGTAAGCCCATCTGTTAGACGTGGAAGATCCAAAGTCGGGGAGAAGATGCTGATGAGCGTGTTCTGTGGTGCTTTGCAGGTTTTCCGGAAAGGATCTCCGTTGGTCGCCGACCTGTCGAGGGCGATACTTAACCTGACCGAGGGCAACGAGATGACTGAAATTGAGAGGAAATGGTTCGGCGATCAGACGACCTGCCCGAACCAGGGCAGCGTACTCTCGCCGGACACCCACAGCCTCAACGCGAAAAGCTTCTGGGGCCTCTTCCTCATCACCGGAGCTGTCTCGTTGCTCTGCTGCCTTTTCTACTCGTTACGCTCAGTTTACCGTGACAGGCTCTCTCTTACCGGCGTCGTGTCAGGGAGGTCCTTCGGGAGGAGGCTTCTCTCCATTGCTCGGCTCTTCGATGGTCAGGGCAATGGTGATCCTCCGGGTGCACCAAGGAGTGGCAAGCGGATGGAGATCGGAGCAGCCACagcaggtgcaagtccaagttcTTTACCGAGTTCCAGCgaccaggaaagccgaacgagcACCTCCGATGATTCATTCACAGGAAGCTCTTCGCCGGAACTCGGCATCAGCCAGATACATGAAGCAATGCCACATCCTGGTGAGCCTGAAGAAAATCATTGA
- the LOC122037449 gene encoding glutamate receptor 2.8-like isoform X2, with amino-acid sequence MNSSVGKVCRIVAGMAHDDFYAAHPASSARLRLLPRDSHRDVVDAAAAAMDLLVNEEVHAILGPQTSVESPFVADLGEYANVPVVSFSATSPAVSPSRTPFFVRAAASDAAQVAAIAAVVQAFAWTSVVPVYEDSDYGTALLPVLADALDAVGAAVPYRCAVSLADSDDRISAELYRLKTLQTRVFVAHVTLRLARRLFPLVRRAEMMAKGSVWIVTEGLTSQFATIVDSQHFLAEFLQGVIGVKPYVSWSPRLRRFNRRWRREFLRENHESDITELNNFGIWAYDAVWAVAAAANRLGPAAASHDFLRPNTTPTSTDFSRMGVSSTGPKLLNFIKTAEFEGLAGRFRLHDGELAVAAYQIVNVDGGSVREIGFWTEKHGLSSDLNSTAGNKLRPVIWPGYSTSVPRGWETPTGGRRLQVVVPGSPNQTLQFQSFVSMKYDSETNQTRASGFVIDVFEAAVQRLPYALPFDYIPYRNANGSGGGDYNALVKLVADQVYDAVVGDVSITANRSLIVDFTLPFTVSGVSMVVPLRDGHSSTAWIFHKPLTADLWLTSVVFFIFTGAVVWILEHRTNEEFQGTAGQQMGITFYFAFSTLVFAHRENLTSNLSRMVVIIWVFVVLILQSSYTASLTSMLTVQKLNPTLSSFEELNKTGLSIGYLNNSFTKGLLLHLGFQESRLRPFRSPEQYHQALADGSVAAIVDEIPYLRVFLRDYCNNYSMAEQIYKTSGFGFVFRKGSPLVADLSRAILNLTEGNEMTEIERKWFGDQTTCPNQGSVLSPDTHSLNAKSFWGLFLITGAVSLLCCLFYSLRSVYRDRLSLTGVVSGRSFGRRLLSIARLFDGQGNGDPPGAPRSGKRMEIGAATAGASPSSLPSSSDQESRTSTSDDSFTGSSSPELGISQIHEAMPHPGEPEENH; translated from the exons ATGAATTCCTCCGTCGGGAAAGTTTGCCGCATAGTCGCCGGTATGGCACACGACGACTTCTACGCCGCCCACCCTGCCTCCTCCGCCCGCCTCCGCCTCCTCCCTCGCGACTCCCACCGCGACGTCGTCGACGCCGCCGCTGCCG CGATGGATTTGCTGGTCAACGAGGAGGTCCACGCCATCCTGGGCCCGCAAACCTCCGTCGAGTCACCGTTTGTCGCCGACCTCGGCGAATACGCTAACGTCCCCGTCGTGTCGTTTTCCGCCACCAGCCCCGCGGTGTCCCCCTCCCGCACCCCCTTCTTCGTCCGCGCCGCCGCCTCCGACGCCGCCCAGGTCGCCGCCATCGCCGCCGTCGTCCAGGCCTTCGCCTGGACCAGCGTCGTCCCCGTCTACGAGGACTCCGACTACGGCACCGCCCTCCTCCCCGTCCTCGCCGACGCCCTCGATGCGGTCGGCGCCGCCGTCCCCTACCGCTGCGCCGTCTCTCTCGCCGACTCAGACGATCGCATCTCCGCCGAGCTCTACCGGCTCAAGACGCTCCAGACGCGAGTCTTCGTGGCGCACGTCACTCTGCGGCTCGCTCGCCGCCTTTTCCCTCTCGTCCGGCGAGCGGAGATGATGGCGAAGGGCTCCGTGTGGATCGTCACTGAAGGGCTCACCAGCCAGTTCGCCACCATCGTCGATTCGCAGCACTTCCTCGCCGAGTTCTTGCAGGGCGTGATCGGAGTGAAGCCATACGTGTCATGGTCGCCCCGCCTCCGGCGATTTAATCGGCGGTGGAGGAGGGAGTTCCTGAGGGAGAACCATGAATCCGACATCACGGAGCTCAACAACTTTGGAATTTGGGCCTACGACGCTGTGTGGGCAGTCGCCGCCGCCGCCAATCGCCTTGGCCCCGCCGCCGCAAGCCACGATTTCCTCAGGCCCAACACCACCCCGACGAGCACGGACTTCTCCAGGATGGGGGTCTCAAGCACCGGCCCCAAGTTGTTGAACTTCATCAAGACGGCAGAGTTCGAGGGCCTCGCCGGAAGATTCCGGCTCCATGACGGGGAGCTCGCCGTGGCGGCGTACCAGATCGTGAACGTGGACGGGGGGAGCGTGAGGGAGATCGGCTTCTGGACGGAGAAGCATGGGCTGAGCAGCGATCTGAACTCGACCGCCGGGAATAAGCTGCGTCCGGTGATATGGCCGGGTTACTCGACGTCAGTGCCCCGTGGGTGGGAGACGCCCACGGGCGGGCGGCGACTGCAGGTGGTGGTGCCGGGATCACCGAACCAGACGCTGCAGTTCCAGTCGTTCGTGAGCATGAAGTACGACTCGGAGACGAACCAGACGCGGGCGAGCGGGTTCGTGATCGACGTCTTCGAGGCGGCGGTGCAGCGACTCCCTTACGCGCTTCCCTTCGATTACATACCTTACCGTAACGCCAACGGCTCCGGCGGCGGCGACTACAACGCACTCGTCAAACTGGTCGCCGACCAG GTATATGACGCAGTGGTGGGTGACGTGTCCATCACCGCAAACAGGTCGCTGATCGTCGACTTCACCCTTCCTTTCACGGTCTCCGGCGTGTCCATGGTCGTCCCTCTCCGGGACGGGCACAGCAGCACCGCGTGGATCTTCCACAAGCCGCTCACGGCCGACCTATGGCTGACAAGCGtggtcttcttcatcttcaccggCGCCGTCGTCTGGATCTTGGAGCACCGGACAAACGAGGAGTTCCAGGGCACCGCTGGCCAACAGATGGGCATCACCTTCTACTTCGCCTTCTCCACGCTCGTCTTCGCCCACA GGGAGAACTTGACGAGCAACCTGTCGAGGATGGTGGTGATCATCTGGGTCTTCGTGGTGCTGATACTGCAGTCCAGTTACACGGCGAGCCTGACGTCCATGCTCACGGTGCAGAAGCTTAATCCGACTCTGAGCTCCTTCGAGGAGCTCAACAAGACAGGGCTGAGTATCGGGTACCTCAACAACTCCTTCACGAAGGGGCTCCTGCTGCATCTCGGTTTTCAGGAATCGAGATTGAGGCCGTTCCGGTCGCCTGAGCAGTACCACCAAGCTCTGGCAGATGGCAGCGTGGCCGCCATTGTCGACGAGATCCCGTACCTGAGAGTGTTCCTCAGGGACTACTGCAACAACTACTCCATGGCTGAGCAGATCTACAAGACCAGCGGATTTGGATTC GTTTTCCGGAAAGGATCTCCGTTGGTCGCCGACCTGTCGAGGGCGATACTTAACCTGACCGAGGGCAACGAGATGACTGAAATTGAGAGGAAATGGTTCGGCGATCAGACGACCTGCCCGAACCAGGGCAGCGTACTCTCGCCGGACACCCACAGCCTCAACGCGAAAAGCTTCTGGGGCCTCTTCCTCATCACCGGAGCTGTCTCGTTGCTCTGCTGCCTTTTCTACTCGTTACGCTCAGTTTACCGTGACAGGCTCTCTCTTACCGGCGTCGTGTCAGGGAGGTCCTTCGGGAGGAGGCTTCTCTCCATTGCTCGGCTCTTCGATGGTCAGGGCAATGGTGATCCTCCGGGTGCACCAAGGAGTGGCAAGCGGATGGAGATCGGAGCAGCCACagcaggtgcaagtccaagttcTTTACCGAGTTCCAGCgaccaggaaagccgaacgagcACCTCCGATGATTCATTCACAGGAAGCTCTTCGCCGGAACTCGGCATCAGCCAGATACATGAAGCAATGCCACATCCTGGTGAGCCTGAAGAAAATCATTGA